The nucleotide sequence GTCCTGGGTGTAGACCTTCTTGGTGTCAGTGAAGCCCGCCCGGATGGCCTTCTCCTCGTCCTCGGGCGTCGGGAACCACAGGCGGCACTGGAGCTCGCCCCCCAGGCACTTGAGCGCCGCTGCCGTGAGGACGCCTTCCGGCGCGCCGCCGATGCCGAGCAGCATGTCGACGCCCGTCCCCTCGAGGGCCGTCGCGATCCCGGCGGCCACGTCGCCGTCGGAGATGAGCTTGATCCGGGCTCCTACCTCCCGGACCTCCTGGATGAGCCGGGCGTGGCGCGGCCGGTCCAGGATGACCACGGTGAGCTCGTTGACCCGCCGCCCCAACACGGCCGCCACGACCCTCAGGTTTTCCCTCACGGTCGCGTGGATGTCGATGTGGCCGGCCGCCTGGGGGCCAACGGCGATCTTCTCCATGTAGAAGGCAGGCAGGCCCAGGATGGTGCCGCGCTCGGCGGCCACCAGCACCGACATGGCGTTGGGCAGCCCGTTGGCCACGAGGCGGGTCCCCTCCAGGGGATCCACGGCGATGTCGACCTCGGGGCCGTCGCCCGTCCCGACCTTCTCCCCCACGTAGAGCATGGGGGCCTTGTCTTTCTCTCCCTCGCCGATGATCACGGTCCCCTGGACCCGCACCAGGTCCAGCATGCCCCGCATCCCGTCCACGGCCGCATCGTCGGCGGCCTCCTTGTCCCCCTTGCCCATCCAGGGAGCCGCTCGAAGCGCGGCCGTCTCCGTCACCCGGAGGAAATCCAGCATGACCTCGCGCTCGCGATCTTGCATCCAGGACCTCCACCCTCCCCGGCCGCGCACCGGCCGCCCGCCGGCGCCGCGCCCGGCCGGTGTAATCGCTTAAGCAGCAGCGTATTCGCTTTCCAGGCTCGGCACCCTTTGCGAATGCTAACCAGCAAGCCGAAGAGGGGGAAAGCGGGCGGTGCTGTGGGGCCACGCAGGACCAGCAAAAGTGGTGCGCCTAGAGGGATTCGAACCCCCGCACCCGGCTCCGGAGGCCGGCGCTCTATCCCCTGAGCTATAGGCGCACCGTTGCTGCGAGGGTGATTATACCCTCCCGGAAGCCCTGAAGCAACCGCGCCCGGCAGGCGTCGCGGCCGGTTCCCGGCCGGTGGGAGTCCCCGTGCGCGCTTCACCCACCGGGGGGCTCCCGTTCCTGGACGAACAGCTGGCCCTCGGAGTCCAGCGAGGCGTACAGGACCTCCTTGGGGTCGTGGATGCCCCGTTGCTCGAGGCTCTTCTTGAGCCACGTGATGTCGAGCCCCGCCGCCGCCAGCGCCCGGTAGTCGATGCGGCCGTCGTTGATGAGCGGGATGGGCAGCCCCTCGTACGACGTGGAGATCCCCAGGTCGGACGGGCGTACCGGCCGCTTTTGCGATTTGGGGATGACGCTGAGCTGGCCGTTGGTCTCGAGGATGGCCACCTCCACGTCGCTGATGTTGGGCAGGTTTTTCTGGCGCAGCTGCTCCATGAGGTCGTCGACGCCGTAGCGCAGCCGGCGCAGTTCCTGCTCGACGATGCGGCCGTCCTTCACGACGATGCTGGGGGTGCCGGCGATGATGTTGCGGGCGGTGGTGCTCTTCAGGGACGCCCACGACATCAGCAGCTGCGTGACGAGCAGCGTGAAGATGGGAACGGCACCCTCCACCACCGACACGTTGGAGTTTTCGATGGGCAGCGCTGCCAGCTCTGCCAGCATGATGGTGAGCACGAGATCCCACGGAGAAAGCGTCCCGATCTCCCGCTTCCCCATGACCCGGACGACGACCAGCAACAAGATGTAGAAGAAGAAGGTCTTGGCCGCCAGCGACAGAGGATGCAGCCAGGCGTGCTGTGGCAAGCCCGCATCACCTACGACGTGGGACGGATGGGACCTCTGGTATTGTGCCGCGGCGCCTCGGCACGTCATGCGCCGGGCGGAGCGCGCATAGACATCGGCGCTTGACTGTGCGCGTCGCCCGGCGATATATAATCCGTACGGATAGCTACTATCCGTTGAGAACCTCTCGCAACAATAAACCTGGTTAAGGGTTCAGGGCGCACGCGCTCTGCCCCAGAAAGGAGCCTCCATGGCTGCCGCTGCTCAGCTCGGGTCGACCGTCACCTCCGACCGCACCCTGGCTCGCTTCCGGCCGCTGGCCGTTCCTCTGGTGACCGGCCTGCTGGTGGTCGCCGGCTGGTGGCTCGAGTCTCGCCACGCCGCCGTCGCGGCTCTCACGAGCAGCCCGGGTCCGCTGCTGCTGCGTCCTGGATGGGCGGCGCTCGTAGTCTACGCGCTCGCCTACCTGGTCGGAGGATACGAGTCGGCCCGGACAGGATGGCATGCCTTGCGCCGCGGCCGGATCGACATCGACTTCCTCATGGTCGCCGCGGCGCTGGGCGCGGCCGCCATCGGCCAGGCGCTCGACGGCGCCATCCTGATCTTCATCTTCGCCCTGAGCAACGCGCTCGAGGAGTACGCGACCGGCCGGACCCGCAAGGCCATCGAGGCGCTGGTGCGGTTGCGGCCCACCCGGGCCCGTAGGGTCACGAGCCTCGACGACGCTGCCGAAACAGAGCTCATCACCGCGGATCAGTTGCGCCCGGGGGAGTTCGTGCTGGTCTTGCCCGGCGAACAGGTGCCGGCCGACGGCGTCGTCGTGCGGGGCATTTCGGCCGTCGACACGTCCGCCATCACGGGAGAGAGCATTCCCCAGCAACGGCAACCCGGCGACCAGCTCTTCGCCGGCAGCGTCAACCGGGAAGGCGCCCTGTGGCTGCGGGTGGAGCGGCCCGCGCAAGAGAGCACCCTGGCGCGCATCATCCAGCTCGTGGAACAGGCCCAGCAGCGCAAGGCTCCCACCCAGCTCTTCATCGAGCGCTTCGAACAGGTCTACTCTGCCCTGGTCGTGGCCGGGACCGTCGCGCTCATCGCGGCGGGCCTGACGGTGCTGGGCTGGGGCGTTTCCCAGACCATCTACCGGGCCATGACCGTCATGGTGGTCGCCTC is from Limnochorda sp. L945t and encodes:
- the glpX gene encoding class II fructose-bisphosphatase, which gives rise to MQDREREVMLDFLRVTETAALRAAPWMGKGDKEAADDAAVDGMRGMLDLVRVQGTVIIGEGEKDKAPMLYVGEKVGTGDGPEVDIAVDPLEGTRLVANGLPNAMSVLVAAERGTILGLPAFYMEKIAVGPQAAGHIDIHATVRENLRVVAAVLGRRVNELTVVILDRPRHARLIQEVREVGARIKLISDGDVAAGIATALEGTGVDMLLGIGGAPEGVLTAAALKCLGGELQCRLWFPTPEDEEKAIRAGFTDTKKVYTQDDLIATDRVIFAATGVTDGDLLRGVRYSHRTARTHSILMRGHTKTVRLIETIHHLEHKTLRSRRRNQEIAAAEAEAAS
- a CDS encoding DUF421 domain-containing protein, whose product is MPQHAWLHPLSLAAKTFFFYILLLVVVRVMGKREIGTLSPWDLVLTIMLAELAALPIENSNVSVVEGAVPIFTLLVTQLLMSWASLKSTTARNIIAGTPSIVVKDGRIVEQELRRLRYGVDDLMEQLRQKNLPNISDVEVAILETNGQLSVIPKSQKRPVRPSDLGISTSYEGLPIPLINDGRIDYRALAAAGLDITWLKKSLEQRGIHDPKEVLYASLDSEGQLFVQEREPPGG